A window from Pangasianodon hypophthalmus isolate fPanHyp1 chromosome 16, fPanHyp1.pri, whole genome shotgun sequence encodes these proteins:
- the LOC117599301 gene encoding protein LKAAEAR1-like yields MEKKCGNKKSVDLKRMCPQQKARSLAYAEPSKEVQAWMAASHQRVLSRLAHEREKAWEKNPFQDLDSKLRHDTLIGQLKAAEARNRIRQMRLQCHNLKMREISLMISSQASVQSAVRLELFLAKEKQRNNSDSLDQLQRRRVEEILEDEKGLTIIRR; encoded by the exons ATGGAAAAGAAGTGTGGGAACAAAAAAAGTGTAGATTTGAAGAGGATGTGCCCTCAGCAAAAGGCTCGATCCCTAGCTTATGCTGAGCCCTCCAAAGAGGTACAAGCCTGGATGGCAGCGTCCCACCAACGCGTCCTCTCTAGACTTGCtcacgagagagagaaagcgtgggaaaaaaatccttttcaAGACCTGGATTCAAAATTGCGCCACGACACACTTATTGGCCAATTAAAAGCTGCCGAAGCAAGGAATAGGATTCGACAGATGAGGCTGCAGTGTCATAACTTGAAG ATGCGGGAAATTAGCCTGATGATTTCGAGCCAGGCCAGCGTGCAGAGTGCTGTGCGCCTAGAGCTGTTCCTGGCAAAGGAGAAGCAGAGGAATAATTCAGACAGCCTGGACCAGCTACAG AGACGGAGAGTAGAGGAAATTCTGGAGGATGAAAAGGGCCTAACCATAATCAGAAGATAA